A genomic segment from Flavobacterium sp. 9R encodes:
- a CDS encoding NADH-quinone oxidoreductase subunit N: MNTLIAIIGLGVLCLLFEILDFRKAIIPVTIIGLLGVLGLTVADYNAPASYYNNMISVNNFSVTFSSLFIVLTIFLVALSHNFYENHQSKLSDFVAIKIFLLSGAVAMVSFGNLAMFFLGIEVLSISLYILAASNRMNLKSNEAGMKYFLMGSFASGIILFGICLVYGAMGSFDVSEISQMSQSAELPIWFPIGIILLSIGMLFKIAAVPFHFWAPDVYEGSPSMTTATMSTLAKVVAMATFFKLLSALNADLNYNFQLVIVIISIASMTVGNIMALKQSNVKRMLAFSGISHAGFMIMTLLSIGTSAGSLLYYATAYSLAGIGAFSVLLYVCKNQNNEDITNFQGLGKTNPLLAAVLTGSLLSMAGIPIFSGFFAKLALFNQTIDAGYLVVVIVAVINSIISVGYYFKLILAMYSKEPNESRTGKPFLIYAVAILSLLLNIALGLFPSLVMDLI; encoded by the coding sequence ATGAATACATTAATAGCTATAATAGGATTAGGTGTTTTATGCCTTTTATTTGAAATTCTTGATTTCAGAAAAGCAATTATTCCTGTAACCATCATTGGATTATTAGGTGTACTTGGCTTAACCGTTGCCGATTACAATGCACCTGCTTCTTATTACAACAATATGATTTCGGTCAATAATTTCTCTGTTACTTTTTCGAGTTTATTTATTGTACTTACCATATTTTTAGTGGCATTAAGCCATAACTTTTACGAAAATCATCAGTCAAAATTATCTGATTTTGTTGCCATAAAAATATTCTTATTATCAGGAGCTGTTGCGATGGTTTCTTTTGGAAACTTAGCTATGTTCTTCTTAGGCATTGAAGTTTTATCTATTTCATTATACATTCTTGCTGCAAGTAACCGAATGAACTTAAAAAGCAATGAAGCAGGTATGAAATACTTTTTGATGGGTTCATTTGCTTCTGGAATCATTCTTTTTGGTATCTGCCTTGTTTATGGTGCTATGGGAAGCTTTGATGTTTCAGAAATAAGTCAAATGTCTCAATCGGCTGAATTACCAATATGGTTCCCAATTGGTATTATTTTATTGAGCATTGGTATGTTATTTAAAATTGCTGCTGTACCTTTCCATTTTTGGGCACCAGATGTTTATGAAGGTTCTCCATCAATGACTACAGCGACGATGAGTACGTTAGCAAAAGTTGTGGCAATGGCTACATTTTTCAAATTACTATCGGCTTTGAATGCCGATTTAAATTATAACTTCCAATTGGTGATTGTTATTATTTCTATTGCTTCAATGACAGTGGGTAATATTATGGCATTAAAACAAAGCAATGTAAAACGTATGTTGGCCTTTTCAGGTATATCTCACGCTGGTTTTATGATTATGACTTTGTTAAGCATCGGAACTTCTGCTGGAAGTTTATTGTACTATGCTACTGCTTATTCTTTGGCTGGTATTGGTGCTTTTAGCGTGCTACTTTACGTATGCAAAAACCAAAACAACGAAGACATTACCAATTTCCAAGGTTTAGGCAAAACCAATCCGCTATTGGCAGCTGTTTTAACGGGTTCATTATTGTCAATGGCAGGAATTCCTATATTTTCTGGTTTCTTCGCTAAATTGGCTTTATTCAACCAAACAATTGATGCTGGCTACTTAGTTGTCGTAATTGTTGCCGTAATCAACTCTATCATAAGTGTGGGGTATTACTTCAAATTAATTTTAGCGATGTACAGTAAAGAGCCAAACGAATCTAGAACTGGAAAACCATTCTTGATTTATGCTGTAGCCATTCTTTCATTGTTATTAAACATAGCGTTAGGACTTTTCCCTTCCCTAGTAATGGATTTGATTTAA
- the nuoK gene encoding NADH-quinone oxidoreductase subunit NuoK has protein sequence MNNILNQIGIENYIFLSVILFCIGIFGVLYRRNAIIVFMSIEIMLNAVNLLFVAFSTYHQDAQGQVFVFFSMAVAAAEVAVGLAILVSIFRNLGSISIDNLKNLKG, from the coding sequence ATGAATAATATTTTAAACCAAATTGGGATCGAAAACTACATCTTTTTGAGTGTCATACTTTTTTGTATCGGCATCTTTGGAGTTTTATACAGACGAAATGCCATCATTGTTTTCATGTCGATTGAGATTATGTTGAATGCCGTGAATTTACTTTTTGTAGCTTTCTCCACTTATCACCAAGATGCGCAAGGACAAGTTTTTGTGTTTTTCTCAATGGCGGTAGCGGCAGCAGAAGTAGCTGTTGGACTTGCGATTTTAGTTTCTATTTTTAGAAATCTAGGGTCGATTAGTATCGATAATTTAAAAAACTTAAAAGGATAA
- a CDS encoding NADH-quinone oxidoreductase subunit J, with product MSTVLIVFCLLGFITLASAFLTVFSRNPIHSAIYLVICFFSIAGHYLLLNAQFLAIVHIIVYSGAIMILFLFTIMLMNLNKEDEVHKPRITRLGAIVSFCLVCLVLIAIFTNSKPIVGEYVATGEDYQSINVLGKILLNEYMVPFEFASILLLTAMIGTVLLSKKEKLEK from the coding sequence ATGTCTACAGTACTCATCGTTTTTTGCCTGTTAGGCTTTATTACATTGGCCAGTGCCTTTCTAACGGTTTTTAGCCGAAATCCAATACACAGTGCTATTTACTTAGTGATTTGTTTCTTCTCGATTGCAGGTCATTATTTATTATTGAATGCTCAATTTTTAGCCATAGTTCATATCATTGTTTACTCTGGTGCGATTATGATTTTGTTCTTATTTACAATCATGTTAATGAATTTGAATAAGGAAGATGAAGTACATAAACCAAGAATTACACGTTTAGGTGCCATTGTTTCGTTTTGTTTAGTATGCTTGGTATTGATTGCAATTTTTACCAATTCAAAACCAATCGTTGGAGAATATGTAGCTACTGGTGAAGATTACCAATCCATCAATGTTTTGGGTAAAATTCTATTAAACGAATATATGGTTCCGTTTGAATTCGCCTCTATTTTGTTATTGACAGCTATGATAGGAACGGTTCTATTGTCTAAAAAAGAAAAATTAGAAAAGTAA
- a CDS encoding four helix bundle protein, with amino-acid sequence MTKEELKNRTKQFALDVFKFLMSLEKTKANDVVSFQLFKSSSSVAANYRAVCRGKSDADFLNKLKIVDEEADESLFWLEFIKGLEVPCDKTVLDSLIKEANELVSIFSAAIKTIKEKNNSKK; translated from the coding sequence ATGACAAAAGAGGAACTTAAAAATAGAACCAAACAATTTGCTTTGGATGTTTTTAAATTTTTAATGAGTCTAGAGAAAACAAAAGCAAATGATGTAGTCTCTTTTCAACTTTTTAAATCATCATCATCAGTTGCAGCGAATTACAGAGCTGTTTGTAGAGGAAAATCAGATGCTGATTTTTTAAACAAACTAAAAATTGTAGATGAAGAAGCAGATGAAAGTTTGTTTTGGTTAGAATTTATAAAGGGTTTAGAAGTACCTTGTGATAAAACAGTATTAGATTCACTAATAAAAGAAGCAAATGAATTAGTATCAATTTTTTCAGCTGCCATAAAAACAATAAAAGAAAAAAATAACAGTAAAAAATAG
- the nuoL gene encoding NADH-quinone oxidoreductase subunit L: protein MNTNIALVLVLAPLVGFLINVFFGKNLGKTVSGALGTLTVLVSFVATCFFFSTVSSSKEAIQISLFDWIQIGTFKIDLGFLIDQLSVLWLLFVTGIGSLIHLYSISYMHDDENMHKFFAYLNLFVFFMITLVIGSNLLVLFIGWEGVGLCSYLLIGFWYKNQDYNDAAKKAFIMNRIGDLGLLIGIFILGRQFNTLDYTSLKTIISGASELNLYAVAVAAFSLFIGACGKSAQIPLYTWLPDAMAGPTPVSALIHAATMVTAGIFMITRLNFIFDLAPDVQNIIAIVGAITSLVAATIGLAQNDIKKVLAYSTVSQLGLMFLALGLGAYEVAVFHVITHAFFKACLFLGSGSVIHALHGEQDMRNMGGLRKVMPVTFITMLVSSLAISGVPLFSGFFSKDEILLTAFHHNIPLWVIGSVASIMTAFYMFRLLFLTFFKEFRGTEEQKHHLHESPALITVPLIILAILATFGGLISLPGNSWLNHYLIPILPKLATAEHHLGTTEYALMAIAVIGGIVGIAIAYFKYIKNDTVPPADAEITGFTKVVYNKYYVDELYDTLFVKTTNTLSRFFRDYVETGISSFVFGLGKVTNELGFYGRKVQNGSVGLYLFAFVLGLCAIISFLFLAQ, encoded by the coding sequence ATGAATACCAACATAGCATTAGTCTTAGTCCTAGCTCCTTTAGTAGGCTTTTTAATCAATGTGTTTTTTGGAAAAAATTTAGGAAAAACAGTTTCGGGAGCTCTTGGAACTTTGACCGTTTTAGTATCGTTTGTCGCTACTTGCTTTTTCTTCAGTACAGTTTCTTCGTCAAAAGAAGCGATACAAATTTCATTATTTGATTGGATTCAGATAGGAACATTTAAAATAGATTTAGGTTTTTTAATTGACCAACTATCAGTATTGTGGTTGCTTTTTGTAACGGGTATTGGTTCGTTGATTCACTTATACTCTATTAGTTATATGCATGATGATGAAAATATGCACAAGTTTTTTGCGTATTTGAATCTGTTTGTGTTTTTCATGATTACTCTTGTTATTGGAAGTAACTTATTGGTTTTATTCATCGGATGGGAAGGCGTTGGACTTTGCTCTTACTTACTTATTGGTTTTTGGTATAAAAATCAAGACTATAATGATGCTGCCAAAAAAGCTTTCATTATGAACAGAATTGGTGACTTAGGGTTATTGATTGGTATCTTCATTTTAGGAAGACAATTCAATACTTTAGATTACACTTCTTTGAAAACTATTATTTCTGGTGCTTCAGAGCTTAACTTATACGCTGTTGCAGTAGCTGCATTTTCTTTATTTATTGGAGCTTGTGGTAAATCGGCACAAATTCCGTTGTACACTTGGTTACCTGATGCGATGGCTGGACCAACACCAGTTTCGGCTTTGATTCACGCTGCAACGATGGTAACTGCGGGTATCTTTATGATTACTCGTTTGAATTTCATCTTTGATTTAGCCCCAGACGTTCAAAACATCATTGCAATAGTGGGTGCTATAACTTCTCTTGTAGCCGCAACTATTGGATTAGCACAAAATGATATCAAAAAAGTATTGGCATATTCTACCGTTTCTCAATTGGGATTAATGTTCTTGGCTTTGGGATTAGGTGCTTATGAAGTAGCCGTTTTCCATGTTATCACTCATGCTTTTTTCAAAGCTTGTTTGTTCTTAGGTTCTGGTTCTGTAATTCATGCTTTACACGGGGAACAAGACATGCGCAATATGGGTGGTTTACGTAAAGTTATGCCAGTAACTTTCATCACTATGTTGGTGTCTTCTCTAGCAATTTCAGGTGTTCCTTTGTTTTCAGGGTTTTTCTCTAAAGATGAGATTTTGTTAACTGCTTTTCACCACAACATTCCTTTATGGGTAATTGGTTCTGTGGCGTCTATTATGACTGCTTTTTATATGTTCCGTTTGCTTTTCTTAACTTTCTTCAAAGAGTTTAGAGGAACCGAAGAACAAAAACATCACTTACACGAAAGTCCAGCCTTGATTACTGTGCCTTTGATTATTTTAGCAATTTTGGCCACTTTTGGTGGATTGATAAGCTTACCTGGAAATAGCTGGTTGAACCATTATTTAATTCCGATACTACCTAAATTAGCAACTGCTGAACATCATTTAGGTACAACAGAATATGCATTAATGGCTATTGCAGTGATTGGAGGAATTGTAGGTATTGCAATTGCTTACTTCAAATACATCAAAAATGATACAGTACCGCCAGCGGATGCTGAAATCACTGGATTTACAAAAGTCGTATACAACAAATATTATGTTGATGAGTTGTATGATACGCTTTTTGTAAAAACAACTAATACTTTGTCTCGCTTCTTTAGAGATTATGTTGAAACAGGTATCTCTAGCTTTGTTTTTGGTCTTGGAAAAGTAACTAACGAATTAGGATTTTATGGAAGAAAAGTACAAAATGGAAGTGTAGGTTTATACCTTTTTGCTTTTGTTTTGGGGCTTTGCGCGATTATTTCCTTTTTATTTTTAGCACAATAA
- a CDS encoding NuoM family protein, translated as MNVSLILLLLLIGALVTYLAGDKLASKVALLFGLGTFGASIVLLNQYNAGENISLIANWINQPKVVFALKADGLSLAMLLLTTALTPIIIYSSFGNDLKNAKSFYALVLFMAFAMVGTFLASDGLLYYIFWELALLPIYFIALVWGNGDAEERKKTVVKFFIYTLAGSLFMLVAFVYMYQQAGSFLLEDLYKLNLTASEQKWIFLAFFGAYAIKIPLIPFHTWQANVYQKAPTVGTMLLSGIMLKMGLYSVLRWQLPLSRIAAKEYMPIFIAIGIAGVVYGSIVALRQKDLKKLLAYSSLAHVGLIAAGAYTLTIDGFRGAVLQMIAHGFVVVGLFFAAEIIYRRYETRAISEMGGIRALAPKFTSLFLILVLASVALPTTFNFVGEFTVLYSLSQINIWFAILGGTTIIFGAYYMLKMFQYVMLGETNTKTFYPLSLSETITLLSIVAVLFFFGLYPKPITDLITPSLEEILNQINKI; from the coding sequence ATGAACGTATCTCTTATATTACTATTACTTTTAATTGGCGCTTTAGTCACTTATTTGGCTGGTGACAAACTCGCTTCAAAGGTAGCCTTGTTGTTTGGACTAGGTACATTTGGAGCCTCTATTGTGCTTTTGAATCAGTATAATGCAGGTGAAAACATTAGTTTAATAGCGAACTGGATTAATCAACCTAAAGTGGTTTTTGCTCTAAAGGCAGATGGATTATCATTAGCAATGCTATTATTAACTACAGCATTAACTCCTATAATTATTTATTCTTCTTTTGGAAATGACCTAAAAAATGCCAAGTCATTTTATGCCTTAGTTTTGTTTATGGCTTTTGCAATGGTAGGTACGTTTTTAGCTTCAGACGGACTATTGTACTACATCTTTTGGGAATTAGCTTTATTACCTATTTACTTTATTGCTTTAGTATGGGGTAATGGTGATGCTGAGGAACGCAAAAAAACAGTAGTTAAATTCTTTATCTATACACTTGCAGGTTCCTTGTTTATGTTGGTTGCCTTTGTTTATATGTACCAACAAGCGGGAAGCTTTTTACTAGAAGATTTATATAAATTAAACTTAACTGCTTCTGAACAAAAATGGATTTTCCTAGCTTTCTTCGGAGCTTATGCTATCAAAATACCATTAATTCCTTTTCATACTTGGCAAGCGAATGTATACCAAAAAGCACCAACTGTTGGTACCATGTTACTTTCAGGTATTATGCTAAAAATGGGATTATACAGCGTTCTGCGTTGGCAATTGCCTCTATCTAGAATTGCAGCTAAAGAATATATGCCAATTTTTATCGCTATCGGTATTGCTGGTGTTGTTTATGGCTCAATTGTAGCGCTAAGACAAAAGGATTTAAAAAAGTTACTGGCTTATTCTTCCTTAGCTCACGTTGGTTTAATCGCTGCTGGAGCTTACACTTTAACCATCGATGGATTTAGAGGTGCTGTTTTGCAAATGATTGCTCACGGATTTGTAGTGGTAGGTCTTTTCTTTGCTGCTGAAATCATTTACAGAAGATATGAAACAAGAGCCATTTCAGAAATGGGAGGCATTCGTGCATTAGCACCAAAATTTACCTCTTTGTTTTTAATTTTAGTTTTGGCCTCTGTTGCTTTACCAACTACATTCAACTTTGTTGGGGAATTTACAGTTTTGTATAGCTTGTCTCAAATCAATATTTGGTTTGCCATCTTGGGCGGTACAACCATTATTTTTGGGGCTTATTATATGCTTAAGATGTTTCAATATGTTATGCTTGGTGAAACAAATACCAAAACGTTTTACCCTCTTTCATTAAGCGAAACCATAACGTTACTAAGTATAGTTGCTGTACTGTTCTTTTTTGGATTGTATCCAAAACCAATTACAGACTTAATCACACCAAGTCTAGAAGAAATTTTAAATCAAATCAATAAGATTTAG
- a CDS encoding Gfo/Idh/MocA family protein: MDIKNKTIRWGIIGCGNVTEIKSGPAYQKTEGFTIGAVMRRDEEKAADYAKRHGIAKYYTDADALINDAEIDAVYIATPPDVHKYYGLKVAEAGKPCCIEKPLAPNYKDCVAISEAFAFKNIPLFVAYYRRTLPRFEQIREWINTNKIGTIRHLHWHLSKPTSAQDLSGEYNWRTDSKIATGGYFDDLASHGLDLFVHYFGTITNVSGISLNQQGLYTAKDAATACWLHQSGITGSGCWNFGTLKREDKVTIYGSEGTITFSVFENEPILITTSEGTTAHEIAHPENIQLYHVQQMREHLLGRSQHPSTGATATHTNWVMDQIVGNEL; encoded by the coding sequence ATGGATATAAAAAATAAAACAATCCGCTGGGGAATTATTGGTTGCGGAAATGTAACCGAAATCAAAAGTGGACCCGCCTATCAAAAAACAGAAGGATTTACCATCGGAGCTGTGATGCGTCGTGATGAAGAAAAAGCGGCTGATTATGCCAAAAGACACGGCATAGCCAAATACTACACCGATGCTGATGCCCTAATCAACGACGCTGAAATAGATGCGGTTTATATTGCAACGCCTCCAGATGTTCACAAATATTATGGTCTAAAAGTAGCCGAAGCTGGAAAACCCTGTTGTATAGAAAAACCATTAGCGCCCAACTATAAAGATTGTGTTGCCATCTCCGAAGCATTTGCCTTTAAAAACATTCCATTATTTGTTGCCTATTACAGACGTACCTTGCCAAGATTTGAGCAAATAAGAGAATGGATTAACACAAATAAAATTGGCACAATTAGACACCTTCATTGGCATTTGAGCAAACCCACCTCAGCACAAGACCTTTCAGGAGAATACAATTGGAGAACCGATAGTAAAATTGCTACAGGAGGCTATTTTGATGATTTGGCCAGTCACGGATTGGATTTGTTTGTGCACTATTTTGGAACCATAACTAATGTTTCGGGAATTAGTCTCAACCAACAAGGGTTATACACCGCAAAAGATGCCGCAACAGCTTGCTGGCTACATCAATCAGGTATAACTGGAAGTGGTTGTTGGAATTTTGGCACTTTAAAACGAGAAGACAAAGTTACTATTTATGGTAGCGAGGGTACTATTACTTTTTCCGTTTTTGAAAACGAACCTATTCTAATCACAACATCAGAAGGCACAACAGCACACGAAATAGCACACCCAGAAAACATTCAATTGTATCACGTGCAACAAATGAGAGAGCACTTATTAGGTCGTTCACAACATCCCTCAACGGGAGCAACAGCAACTCATACCAACTGGGTTATGGATCAAATTGTTGGAAATGAATTATAA
- a CDS encoding glycoside hydrolase N-terminal domain-containing protein encodes MKYTYIIFIIFSFFEKGQAQSNHILWYNQPAEFFEESLVLGNGKIGATVFGGVLSDKIYLNDITLWSGEPVNANMNPDAYKNITAIRAALAQENYPLAEELNKKIQGKNSESFAPLGTLEINFHHTEKATNYYRELNLATATSKVSYVSQGVTYTREYFVSAPHQALIIKIKSSQKGALEFDINSNSLLQHQTICNNRILEMNGNAPIHENAGYTVPASFLTQKERGTRFTSLIKIKSTDGVLTTTDTTLGVKNATEAILYVSIATSFNGFDKNPASEGLDAHKIATKKLNQAFALSFDKLKQAHVADYQKFYQRVQFDLGKTTAPNLPTDERLLRYADGAEDKNLEILYFNYGRYLLISSSRTLGVPANLQGLWNPYLNPPWSSNYTMNINLEENYWLAENCNLSEMHLPLLGFIKNLSVTGKVTAKTFYGINEGWTAAHNSDIWAMSNPVGQFGKEDPMWACWPLAGAWLSTHIWEHYIFTQDKKYLEKDGYPLMKGAAQFCKAWLVSDKKGNLITSPATSPENQYKLENGFVGATLYGGTADLAMIRECFDKTIKASKVLNIDADFRAQLERVLARLHPYQIGKKGNLQEWYFDWEDKDSKHRHQSHLFGLFPGNHITPSKTPELALACKNTLEIKGDETTGWSKGWRINLWARLWDGNRAYKMFRELLRYVDPDGKKSEKPRRGGGTYPNLFDAHPPFQIDGNFGGTAAVVEMLVQSDENEIRLLPALPDAWETGTIKGICARGGFELEMHWDKKRLSKLIISSKLGGKSTLIYENQTKVIQLKKGEIQEILW; translated from the coding sequence CCCCGATGCTTACAAAAATATTACAGCAATCCGTGCAGCATTGGCACAAGAAAACTACCCTTTGGCCGAAGAATTAAACAAAAAAATACAAGGCAAAAATTCGGAATCTTTTGCTCCTTTGGGAACACTTGAAATTAATTTTCATCATACAGAGAAGGCAACTAACTATTATCGTGAATTGAATCTTGCGACTGCTACTTCCAAGGTTAGTTATGTTAGTCAGGGAGTAACATATACCCGTGAGTATTTTGTTTCTGCGCCACATCAAGCTTTGATTATCAAAATAAAATCCAGTCAAAAAGGGGCTTTAGAGTTTGATATCAACAGCAATAGTTTATTACAACATCAAACAATTTGCAACAATAGAATTTTGGAAATGAATGGTAACGCACCCATTCATGAAAATGCTGGGTACACAGTTCCTGCTTCATTCTTAACTCAAAAAGAGAGAGGAACGCGATTTACTTCTTTAATAAAAATAAAAAGTACGGATGGGGTACTAACAACTACCGATACAACTTTGGGGGTAAAAAATGCTACCGAAGCGATACTTTATGTATCTATCGCTACCAGCTTCAATGGTTTTGATAAAAATCCCGCTTCAGAAGGGCTAGATGCGCATAAAATTGCAACTAAAAAGTTGAATCAAGCTTTTGCTCTTTCATTCGATAAATTAAAGCAAGCACACGTTGCAGATTATCAAAAATTTTACCAACGAGTACAATTTGATTTAGGGAAAACTACGGCACCCAATTTACCAACAGACGAACGTTTATTGCGCTATGCTGATGGTGCAGAAGATAAAAATCTAGAAATTCTCTACTTTAATTATGGTCGTTATTTACTCATTAGTAGTTCGAGAACTCTAGGGGTTCCTGCTAATTTACAAGGCTTATGGAATCCTTACTTGAATCCACCTTGGAGCAGTAATTATACGATGAACATCAATCTTGAAGAAAATTATTGGTTGGCCGAAAACTGCAATTTATCTGAAATGCATTTGCCTTTATTGGGTTTTATCAAGAATCTTTCGGTAACTGGAAAAGTTACTGCCAAGACTTTTTACGGAATCAATGAAGGTTGGACAGCAGCTCATAATTCCGATATTTGGGCGATGTCAAATCCAGTTGGTCAATTCGGAAAAGAAGACCCAATGTGGGCTTGTTGGCCTTTGGCGGGTGCTTGGCTAAGTACTCATATTTGGGAGCACTATATTTTTACTCAAGACAAAAAATATCTAGAAAAGGATGGTTATCCATTGATGAAAGGAGCAGCACAGTTTTGTAAAGCGTGGTTGGTTTCAGATAAAAAGGGTAATTTAATTACTTCGCCTGCAACTTCACCTGAAAATCAATACAAGCTTGAAAATGGTTTTGTAGGAGCAACGCTTTATGGCGGAACTGCCGATTTGGCAATGATTCGAGAATGTTTTGATAAAACAATAAAAGCTTCAAAAGTCCTAAATATTGATGCCGATTTTAGAGCTCAGCTCGAAAGAGTTTTAGCGAGATTGCATCCTTATCAAATTGGCAAAAAGGGGAATTTACAAGAATGGTATTTTGATTGGGAGGATAAAGATTCTAAACATCGTCATCAATCGCATTTATTCGGATTGTTTCCTGGTAATCATATTACACCTTCCAAAACTCCTGAATTGGCTTTAGCTTGTAAAAATACTTTAGAGATTAAAGGCGATGAAACTACTGGTTGGTCCAAAGGCTGGAGGATTAATCTTTGGGCGAGACTTTGGGATGGTAATCGTGCTTACAAGATGTTTAGAGAACTGCTTCGATATGTAGATCCAGATGGAAAGAAAAGCGAAAAACCAAGGAGAGGAGGGGGAACTTATCCAAATTTATTTGATGCGCATCCACCTTTCCAAATTGATGGTAATTTTGGTGGTACTGCTGCTGTAGTCGAGATGTTGGTGCAATCTGATGAAAACGAGATAAGACTATTGCCGGCCTTACCCGATGCTTGGGAAACTGGAACTATCAAAGGAATCTGTGCCAGAGGAGGCTTCGAACTCGAAATGCATTGGGATAAAAAGAGACTTAGTAAGCTAATTATTTCAAGTAAATTGGGCGGAAAGTCTACTCTTATTTATGAGAATCAAACCAAAGTGATACAGCTAAAGAAGGGTGAAATTCAAGAGATTTTATGGTAA
- a CDS encoding DsbA family protein, giving the protein MSSIINIQIWSDIMCPFCYIGKRRLESAIAQFEFKNAVTIEWKSFQLDANFVASKEDSLVEHLAEKYRKDTDWAQQMLDDMTQNAKNVGLDFHFEKAKMANSYNAHRLLHLAKEKELADSLKELLFKAYLTDGLDINNIAVLTAIGKEVGLEEESVNSVLSSDRFGDAVRKDQQEAQAIGVQGVPFFVLNNKYAVSGAQYPETFLNALKQIWEEVENTSINTEADNSCCGIDGCN; this is encoded by the coding sequence ATGTCATCAATAATAAACATACAAATTTGGTCTGATATTATGTGTCCATTTTGCTACATCGGAAAACGAAGACTAGAATCAGCCATTGCACAATTCGAATTTAAAAATGCCGTAACTATCGAGTGGAAAAGTTTCCAATTAGATGCCAACTTCGTTGCTTCAAAAGAAGATAGTTTGGTTGAACATTTAGCAGAAAAATATAGAAAAGATACCGATTGGGCACAACAGATGCTCGATGATATGACACAGAATGCTAAAAACGTTGGTCTGGATTTTCACTTTGAAAAAGCTAAAATGGCGAATTCCTATAATGCACATCGTTTGTTGCATTTGGCCAAAGAGAAAGAACTCGCTGATTCGTTAAAAGAGTTATTATTCAAAGCCTATCTTACCGACGGATTAGACATCAACAACATTGCCGTGCTAACTGCTATAGGAAAAGAAGTTGGATTGGAAGAGGAAAGCGTAAACTCAGTTCTTTCCTCAGATAGGTTTGGTGATGCCGTTAGAAAAGACCAACAAGAAGCACAAGCCATAGGCGTGCAAGGAGTTCCATTTTTTGTTCTGAATAATAAATATGCCGTTTCAGGAGCGCAATATCCTGAAACTTTTTTGAATGCCTTGAAACAAATTTGGGAAGAAGTAGAAAACACTAGCATCAACACGGAAGCAGATAATTCTTGTTGTGGCATAGACGGATGCAATTAA